A stretch of Brassica rapa cultivar Chiifu-401-42 chromosome A08, CAAS_Brap_v3.01, whole genome shotgun sequence DNA encodes these proteins:
- the LOC117127275 gene encoding uncharacterized protein LOC117127275, with protein MAMKRNGKSPASSDSEEKVMFFRDVSLGPHETRLRFRLIHFWEAQNPVKKTLIGLEMLLIDEQGTVIQGFIPPGRIKKYLPDMKRGSVYELMNFYGSKNKPMYRVADHIATVSFAWNSELSVLHDIPIPFDEDRFRMHSYEDFEANCDLKGDLYDVLGHMKLVDGQSITERPVIDETKLATTRHIMIHVQSHEGPVMKLYLWDQAATDFCKKFKSYENTPTVLLVTAVNTKRLGGTLALSSMSPTRVFMDYDVQPTIDYIAWLSSNPEIAKQVSAEVVTKRETMTISDIFSYMTLESAKTAFFECTATIDDVVQGSAWYYIACTGCHSKATKGSNSLICTNPRCVKDTTAGVAQYRAKISVYDSSEQGFFVLLGDAGFQLTGRHASELVSSYFEANKDKGPDHEVPVPDALISIIGQTHKFCVKVTDHNFSGNTRAITVTKILPLETPSPTEDSLGDAIAATSMEAVQTGRDVCEPSKSCGDSADEESKRTFDSGEPEKVKRARCEK; from the exons ATGGCGATGAAACGAAATGGAAAGTCTCCTGCCTCTTCCGACTCTGAGGAAAAAGtgatgttcttcagagatgtCTCTCTAGGTCCCCATGAAACCCGTCTGCGCTTTCGCCTCATCCATTTCTGGGAGGCTCAGAACCCGGTGAAGAAGACCCTTATTGGCCTGGAGATGCTTCTCATCGACGAGCAG GGAACTGTCATTCAAGGATTCATCCCACCTGGACGTATCAAGAAGTACTTGCCTGATATGAAGCGAGGTTCAGTTTACGAACTCATGAACTTTTACGGCTCGAAGAACAAACCGATGTATCGGGTTGCTGATCATATCGCAACCGTGTCCTTCGCATGGAACTCTGAGTTGTCGGTTCTTCACGACATTCCAATCCCTTTTGATGAAGACCGTTTTAGGATGCATTCGTATGAGGATTTTGAGGCCAACTGTGATCTGAAAGGTGATCTGTACG ATGTTCTTGGCCACATGAAGCTGGTCGATGGACAGAGTATTACGGAGCGTCCCGTTATTGATGAAACGAAGCTTGCTACAACTCGGCACATTATGATTCATGTGCAATCACATGA AGGACCTGTCATGAAGCTCTACCTCTGGGACCAGGCAGCAACAGATTTCTGCAAGAAGTTTAAGTCCTATGAAAACACCCCCACAGTTCTTTTGGTCACAGCCGTTAATACTAAACGGCTCGGAG GTACCCTGGCACTGAGTTCTATGTCTCCCACACGGGTTTTCATGGACTATGATGTCCAACCAACAATTGATTACATAGCCTG GCTCTCCTCGAACCCAGAGATTGCTAAGCAGGTTAGTGCAGAGGTGGTCACTAAGCGGGAGACGATGACTATATCTGACATATTCTCTTACATGACTCTGGAATCTGCAAAG ACTGCCTTCTTTGAGTGCACTGCTACTATTGATGATGTGGTTCAAGGATCTGCTTGGTACTATATTGCATGCACTGGGTGTCACAGTAAGGCTACGAAAGGCTCAAACTCATTGATCTGCACTAACCCAAGATGTGTGAAGGATACCACAGCTGGAGTTGCACA GTACCGTGCAAAGATTTCGGTTTATGACAGCAGTGAACAAGGTTTTTTTGTCCTGCTCGGTGATGCTGGTTTCCAGTTGACTGGGAGGCACGCATCTGAGTTGGTCAGCAGCTACTTTGAG GCCAATAAAGACAAAGGCCCTGACCATGAAGTGCCTGTCCCGGATGCTCTGATCAGCATTATCGGACAGACCCATAAGTTTTGTGTGAAAGTTACAGACCACAACTTCTCTGGCAATACCCGAGCTATCACTGTCACCAAGATCCTCCCTCTAGAGACACCATCACCCACAGAAGACTCTCTTGGAGACGCCATTGCTGCAACGTCCATGGAAGCAGTGCAGACTGGAAGGGACGTGTGTGAGCCTTCAAAAAGCTGTGGAGATTCTGCAGATGAAGAGAGTAAGAGAACGTTTGACAGTGGTGAACCAGAGAAAGTCAAACGGGCAAGATGTGAGAAATGA
- the LOC103835560 gene encoding F-box/kelch-repeat protein At4g39753, which translates to MLYSWVQAVASAATSLIVEPPWEKRKPNPPPPQSFLSLPDVIILNCLARASRSYYPKLSLVSKTFRSLILSIDLNHARFHHQTQEDIFYICLQLPDRPLPTWFTLWIKPDEEEVKKRSTFVQVPFSYNSREPSSYCTVGSDLYALRQSYPPSPSMFVRNKKSVVWRNAPNMTVPRAYPVACKLDGKIYVMGGCNDDKSKKSCWGEVFDTNTQTWETLPNPKAELRFSSMIRETRIIEGKIYVRSIDEIDSVYDPKTRKWDATEKALVDDSRSMVMVGDLYYSCRAKSCKWYDTNCDKWKLVKGLSSLNKSYCRRGLIETVEYCGKLLIIWDKFAQPRRYCHEKTICCALVAFEKRQNGQVWGKVEWSNAGLTVPSSYVYLRYLVNVL; encoded by the coding sequence ATGTTATACTCTTGGGTTCAAGCTGTTGCCTCTGCGGCTACAAGTCTCATAGTCGAACCACCGTGGGAAAAGAGGAAACCGAATCCACCTCCTCCACAGTCGTTTTTGTCGCTTCCAGATGTAATTATTCTAAACTGCTTAGCCCGCGCATCGAGGTCCTACTACCCTAAACTCTCCCTAGTCTCCAAAACCTTTCGCTCTCTCATCTTATCCATTGACCTCAACCACGCACGCTTTCACCACCAAACACAAGAAgacattttttatatatgtttacagCTTCCCGACCGTCCTCTTCCAACATGGTTCACCCTTTGGATAAAACCTGACGAGGAGGAGGTGAAGAAGAGATCTACCTTTGTACAAGTGCCGTTTTCCTACAATTCTCGAGAACCGTCGTCCTATTGTACGGTTGGTTCAGATCTCTATGCACTCAGACAAAGCTATCCTCCGTCCCCCTCAATGTTTGTCCGCAACAAGAAGAGTGTTGTATGGCGTAACGCACCCAACATGACTGTACCTCGAGCGTATCCCGTTGCGTGCAAACTAGATGGCAAGATATATGTAATGGGAGGTTGCAATGATGACAAATCCAAAAAATCATGTTGGGGTGAGGTTTTCGATACAAATACTCAAACATGGGAAACTTTACCTAACCCTAAAGCTGAGCTCCGATTCTCTTCGATGATTAGAGAAACAAGGATTATCGAAGGAAAGATATACGTTAGGAGCATCGATGAGATAGATTCTGTTTATGATCCAAAAACACGAAAGTGGGACGCTACAGAAAAAGCACTCGTGGATGATAGTAGGTCTATGGTAATGGTAGGTGATTTATATTACTCTTGTCGTGCGAAAAGTTGCAAGTGGTATGACACAAATTGTGACAAGTGGAAACTAGTCAAGGGGTTGTCTTCGTTGAATAAGAGTTATTGTCGTCGTGGTTTGATTGAAACAGTTGAGTATTGTGGGAAACTCTTAATCATTTGGGACAAGTTTGCGCAGCCTCGTCGTTATTGTCATGAAAAGACTATTTGTTGTGCTTTGGTTGCGTTTGAAAAGCGCCAAAATGGTCAAGTTTGGGGAAAGGTTGAGTGGTCTAATGCTGGGCTTACGGTTCCAAGTTCATACGTTTACTTGCGTTATTTAGTaaatgtcttataa
- the LOC103835099 gene encoding protein SCO1 homolog 2, mitochondrial: protein MFAARRLLLSCKQGANQAASFLRGRRIQSSNYSQSTRQGTTHGRTDLNPLPVGTAQTFSRSRARYAAPALALGFTGFLAFLHYNDERRAVPKGQPSSSNSSGCGCGSNTTVRGPIIGGPFTLMSTQNKVVTEKDLRDKWVLLYFGYSFSPDVGPEQLKMISKAVDKLESNHDKKILPVFVTLDPVRDTPSHLHAYLKEFDDRILGLTGSASAMRQMAQEYRVYFKKVQEDGDDYLVDTSHNMYLLNPKLEVVRCFGVEYNPDDLSQEVLKEVTSLSQ from the exons atgtttGCAGCTCGGCGTCTTCTTCTTTCCTGCAAACAAGGTGCGAATCAAGCCGCCAGTTTTCTCCGAGG aagAAGAATTCAATCGTCCAATTACAGTCAATCGACAAGACAAGGGACGACCCATGGAAGGACAGATCTTAACCCTTTGCCTGTCGGAACAGCTCAGACTTTCTCTCGCTCGCGTGCTCGTTATGCTGCT CCAGCACTTGCGCTTGGGTTTACTGGATTCTTAGCCTTTCTTCATTACAACGACGAGAGGAGAGCTGTGCCTAAAG GTCAACCAAGCAGCAGCAATAGTAGCGGTTGTGGATGTGGTTCTAATACAACAGTCAGAGGTCCAATTATAGGAGGCCCGTTCACGCTTATGAGTACACAGAACAAGGTTGTTACTGAGAAAGACTTGCGTGATAAATGGGTGCTGCTCTACTTTGGATACTCGTTTTCACCTGATGTTGGACCTGAGCAGTTGAAGATGATCTCTAAAGCTGTTGATAAACTAG AGTCTAACCATGACAAGAAGATTCTGCCGGTCTTTGTCACTCTTGACCCTGTACGAGACACACCTTCTCATCTACATGCCTACTTGAAAG AATTTGATGATAGAATACTTGGATTGACTGGATCGGCAAGTGCAATGAGGCAAATGGCGCAAGAGTATCGTGTTTATTTCAAGAAGGTTCAAGAAGATGGAGACGATTACCTCGTTGATACTTCTCACAACAT GTACTTGTTGAATCCGAAGTTGGAGGTTGTGAGATGCTTTGGAGTTGAGTATAATCCAGATGATCTCTCACAAGAGGTTCTTAAAGAAGTTACTTCCCTTTCACAGTGA